TCACCAAGTGGTAATAGATCTGAATTGCACACTTCAGTATTCCAAGCAATATAGCACACAGATTCGTTACATAGCATTCAAAAATTCCCATGTCAATATTTATCACAGATTGAGTATCAATACTTAGCACATATAGGTAGATGTTGCAGCGTGACTGTCTGGAACAGCTGTTAATCTAGCCTGAGCAGAGTGAATCCTACAAATGATCTCCTCATAGTCACGCATAAAGGCAACATCGCGATCACTAGTGCTCAGTATTGGATGACGGCACAGCACAACTTAGCCAGGAGAATGAAGCTATACAACCTGATCTTGTCAGTGAGGGACAGAAAAACTACCGCAGCCTCTCATCATTGGCGCCACCGTCGTCAAACCGGAGAGGGAGAAAGTGCTACACAGGTTTTgtataaaaaaacatacaattataacCAAAGAGAACAAACCAGAAAAATACAAAGGTTACTGTGATCCAGGCAGTGGCTTCCAGAGTGTTTACTAAAACAATTATTCATATGTATAATCTAACAAACATGGAAGGTGTATCAATTTATAAGTGTGTGAAAGGGTCTTGCACATCTTGAAGTAGGTAGCAGCACATTGCTATGCATATGAAGAGAAAGGTCTACATATCCTGCAGTAATGTGGCAGCACATTGCTGGATGTGTTGTGCAGGAATTAAAAACATATCATGGGCAGGATAGCAATCTCCTGTTAAGAGGAAACTTCACTTCACACAATTTGGTTAACGATTATGGTCACAAAACATTGCAGTTCCTATAAAGAGTGCTAATAGGAACAttacagtacatggttacataacAACCCACAGGGTGACTAATGACCTATTCATccattaatatatacatattatttgaTAACTGAAATACAACTTTATAACACATCACAATTCTGTTATAAAGCTTAAAAAACATAGTTGTTTTATTGTTACATTAttaaaatatgtacagtaattcatatgATGTGTATGTTACTATGATTTTTTTTCTTAGAAAACATGTTACATACATAGAATTCTAAACTAATCATTTGCAGAACAGGTGTAATACAGGGTTTTTGAATCTCCCATTCAATAACAAATATTCATATCTGACAATTAAATAATACAGAGCTCAGTACGGGGGTAATGGAACAACATGACAGCAATGCAGACTTTTGTGCTACTTATACATATATAGTGAATCCCCAGACCATCTTTATATATTGGTATGCACTTTATTTGAAACTGATACTGTACAATAATATGTTCTTTGTGTCACTGTATGAGGATGGAGGTGGCACATGTAGTCTGAGCAAAGTAAAAGTGACAGAAATAGACAGATATGAAGACAATCTGGCAAATCCCAAGAAGTCTAAAGTTGCCAAGCCCAATAAGGCTGTGAAGAGCCCGGCGACTAAAAAGGTTGCAAAGCCCAAAGCTGCTAAGAGTCCAGCTAAGGCCAAAGCAGCAAAGCCCAAGAGGGCAGCAGCTTCTAAGAAGTGAGACCGAGAACTTCAGCCTCttacaaacacaaaggctcttttaagagccaccacaaCCCCACAAAGAGAGCTCTGCACATAATGTGTAACTTAGAATGTGTCTCCATCTTATCACATGCAATGGTTTGTTTTACACCGGAGAACAGGCAAAGAAAATAAACCTAGTATGGGCTCTGACACCAACTGGATGTGAAATTAAATAGATACAAAACCAACTCTTTAATAACCAAAATTAAAATGATGGGTTTTAATACGAGTATTAAACGCTAGGATCCTAAGGTCTGAACACTGTTCAGTGTTCTGGATCAGTAAATATGACTGCGAGTAAACCTCAGTGTGTAACAAGCAGTGGTGGACTAGTGGATAAATCAACTACTGTCCCCAAGGAATCAGTCATGTGGTCACTGTAACGGACTACCGTAGAGCTACAATCAGTGTAGTTGCTGTATCAACCCAGATCCTAGCCTGGTCTGCCTCGTTGGCACAGCGcactatatagatagatatccaAATCAGCAAGTGAGGATACTACTATAATGTGGTGAAAAGAGACCTCGCCTCATTAGTGTAAACAGGTATTCACACTAGGCCAGTGTTTGCCATTAGTGATTTGCAGCTATCAGTACTTACCTAAGCGCACACCCTGTAAGATTTGTTCCTTACCTCAGATCCTTATAAGGACTGTTGTTTAGTGTGTTACTTGAATCTCATAGAACACACTACTTTAGACCCGGAACCTATACAGTTCCAGTATTGAAGGTCAGAACACCTTCAGGTCGTTGTTTTTAATACCCAATATTTTACATACTTGTTAcagttaataaagttatgttttaaaccaTTCATTCATCACCAGAGTGTGAAATTGAGTGCTATATTTGGGTTCTCTACCCCACCTTCTTCTGTgcatatacccaaagcaccgttcaccatTTACTTGTCAGTGgcagaagcaggggctcccctattgctTTACATTAAAAGATCAGTACATTGTGGAGGTCACAATAATAGATAATTTTGTAGTTAGGGTACAGTGGGTGCTAAACAATGAGCAAACAGACAGGAACCTGTTAATATTGATCTACTAGCCAATTTGATTGATAATTTGGTGGCtctgaaaagagcctttgtgttctGGGTGTAAATGAAGTGGGTGCAGTTAGCCtaagctctctcccctctgatccTGCGGGCCAGCTGGATGTCCTTGGGCATGATGGTGACTCTCTTGGCGTGGATAGCGCATAGGTTGGTGTCCTCGAAGAGCCCCACCAGATAAGCCTCGCTGGCCTCCTGCAGAGCCATGACGGCCGAGCTCTGAAAGCGTAGATCAGTCTTGAAGTCCTGGGCGATCTCCCGGACCAGGCGCTGGAAGGGCAGCTTGCGAATGAGCAGCTCGGTGGACTTCTGGTAGCGGCGGATCTCCCGGAGAGCCACAGTACCGGGCCGGTAGCGGTGAGGCTTCTTCACTCCGCCGGTGGCCGGAGCGCTCTTTCTGGCAGCCTTGGTCGCTAGCTGCTTACGCGGAGCCTTTCCTccggtggatttccgggcggTCTGCTTGGTCCGGGCCATCCTTTGCTGTGACAGTGATCCTCTCCGATC
This genomic stretch from Ascaphus truei isolate aAscTru1 unplaced genomic scaffold, aAscTru1.hap1 HAP1_SCAFFOLD_846, whole genome shotgun sequence harbors:
- the LOC142486412 gene encoding histone H3 — its product is MARTKQTARKSTGGKAPRKQLATKAARKSAPATGGVKKPHRYRPGTVALREIRRYQKSTELLIRKLPFQRLVREIAQDFKTDLRFQSSAVMALQEASEAYLVGLFEDTNLCAIHAKRVTIMPKDIQLARRIRGERA